A single Macrobrachium nipponense isolate FS-2020 chromosome 5, ASM1510439v2, whole genome shotgun sequence DNA region contains:
- the LOC135215307 gene encoding tigger transposable element-derived protein 1-like translates to MAPKRKSDSSECNSAKKARKALTLEMKMDVIKKYEGGMKVNCISRSLHLSHSTVSTILKDKERIKDAVKGAAPIKSTIITKQREGPIADMEKLLFTWLEDNRQRNVQVMLRAVQSKATSLFKMLKEKGGEEYASLEFIASDGWFRRFRDRYQVHHVLTKGKAASSDAPAAKAFVEEFDKLIVKEGYLPEQIFNVDETALFWKKMQCFQSGIWKHCCKRFLRDFVGFDNEEELSNVRGKIVSLAKQLELGCEEEEIEELISEEPEELTNEELLAIEEERKAEEERREEEKEVVEEEEPERKFTVKGLSEAIQMLNTILHKLEGMDPNVERFARIERSMQEVMRPYKEIYDEKKKQKIQTTLSMFVKLKRTQKPASSSIEATPSPTSASAVTTPSPSPASPDLTADLSFDRAYEESVDDVEPSHSESIMGMRGSEKICLSTNMYSEVKYRKINLRI, encoded by the exons ATGGCCCCTAAGAGAAAGTCTGACTCATCAGAATGCAATTCTGCCAAGAAAGCTAGGAAGGCACTGAcgttggagatgaagatggacgtaatcaagaaatatgaaggtgggatgaaagttaattgtataagcagaagtctccatctctCCCACTCCACGGTCTCCACCATTCTAAAGGACAAGGAAAGGATTAAGGACGCAGTGAAAGGAGCAGCCCCAATCAAGTCAACTATTATCACCAAACAGCGTGAAGGACCGATAGCAGACATGGAAAAGTTGTTATTTACGTGGCTGGAAGATAATAGACAAAGAAATGTGCAAGTGATGTTGCGAGCAGTGCAAAGCAAGGCAAcaagtttatttaaaatgttaaaagagaaaGGAGGTGAAGAATATGCTTCGTTGGAGTTTATAGCGAGTGATGGGTGGTTTCGTCGATTCCGAGATCGGTACCAAGTGCACCATGTTCTGACGAAAGGCAAGGCTGCTAGCAGTGATGCGCCTGCTGCTAAGGCATTCGTTGAAGAATTTGATAAACTAATTGTGAAAGAAGGATATTTGCCTGAACAGATTTTTAATGTGGACGAAACTGCCTTGTTTTGGAAAAAGATGCAGTGTTTCCAAAGTGGTAtttggaaacactgctgcaaACGCTTCCTCAGAGATTTTGTTGGCTTCGATAACGAAGAGGAATTAAGCAACGTCCGAGGAAAAATTGTTAGCTTGGCAAAGCAACTTGAGTTAggatgtgaagaagaagaaattgaagaactgataagtgaagaacctgaggaattaacaaatgaagaactgttagcaatagaagaagaaaggaaagctgaagaagaaagaagagaggaagaaaaggaagttgtagaagaggaggagcccgaacgaaagtttactgtaaagggattatcggaagccatacaaatgcttaatacaatactgcataaattggaaggaatggatccgaatgttgaacggtttgcccggatagagagatctatgcaagaagtaatgaggccatacaaagaaatctacgatgaaaagaaaaagcagaagatccaaacgacacttagcatgtttgtcaaactcaaacgaacacaaaagcccgcctcatccagcatcgaagccaccccctcccctacatcagccagcgcagtaaccaccccttccccatcccctgcctcacctgacttaacagctgatctttctttcgaccgtgcgtatgaagaaagtgttgatgacgtcgaaccaag TCATTCTGAGAGCATTATGGGAATGCGTGGGTCTGAAAAAATATGTCTTTCGACCAATATGTACAGTGAAGTTAAGTACAGGAAAATAAATCTTCGAATTTGA